TGATGACCCGCGTCGTGGTCCCGAAGACGGCGGCGAAGGCGGCGTCGGGGACCGGCGAGTTGGGCGCGGTCGGCGTGGCGAGCGCGAGTTGCAGGAGCCCGAACGCGAACACGACCATCGCCAGCCCGACGTACGTCACGAACCGGATGCCGGCCTTGCCGAAGTACTCGTTCATCACGTCGGTCACGATGAACGTGACCGGGAACGCGAGCACGCCGGCCGTCATCACGACGCTGTCGAACTCGACGCCGAGGATGGTCAGCGCGAACGGCAGGTCGAAGGCCGTGAAGAACTTGCCGGCCGTGGCCTCGGCGATGACGAGCGCCGTCAGGAAGACGGCGGCGCAAACGACGTAGACCTTCTGGGCGCGGGTGAGGACGGTCATGGGACGCGGGTCGGTCCGCCTCGGCCGATCGGCGGGCGGACCGAGGCGGGCGGGGCCAGTCTACGCCGCCGCCGCGAGCAGCGTCGGCGGGAACGACGAGCGGGCCAGCCGCCTCGAGACGAGCCCCAGGAGGAGGACCAGCCCCCCAGCGCGGCGGAACGCGGCCACCGGCCGCTACTCGCCCTGGCTCCGCCGTCGGAGCGCGACGAGCTTCGCCATGCTCTCGA
This sequence is a window from Rubrivirga marina. Protein-coding genes within it:
- a CDS encoding queuosine precursor transporter, with the protein product MTVLTRAQKVYVVCAAVFLTALVIAEATAGKFFTAFDLPFALTILGVEFDSVVMTAGVLAFPVTFIVTDVMNEYFGKAGIRFVTYVGLAMVVFAFGLLQLALATPTAPNSPVPDAAFAAVFGTTTRVIIASLIAYLIGQLVDIALVHRLRRWTEGRHLWLRATGSTLGSQFIDTFVVLAVAFAGQLALGEIVAITLFNYGYKVLIAVAITPLVYLGHALIDRYLGHERAQALEAQAEAA